DNA from Alnus glutinosa chromosome 2, dhAlnGlut1.1, whole genome shotgun sequence:
TTTGCTTCCCCagccttaaattaaaaaaaattaaaaaaactaaaaaaaaaaaaatggagcagATAcatttgaaacttgaaagacTCTCCACATTTAGTGTGTTTCAGTAAATTCTCAATAAAAGATTGATCTTAGTGAAGTAAACTATAAAAGGGAAAGATGTTTCAGTGAATTAAACTataaagggaaaagagaaacaGCAGATTGTTTTGCTTtgttagagagagaaaaacaatATTTGTAAATTACAATCGAACAAAAGCAGTCATGTTTTGCATACAGAACTCATTCAGGAATTTTCCAACAATTAGAGCATCTTGATAGTGTTAACATGCTAACTGTCATTGATAGTTATTTGTGGCAACctggaaaaataaaatgcattaataaagtaataaaatagTGTCATAGTAAATGCTGTTACCTTTTAGCACATTTCAGGCTTTAAAGTAAATAACATAGACATAGTACCTTCCACACATTGATAAGTTCTTTCAAGACAATTAATGGATATTCAATGTCTTCAAATCACTCACATATATACTAAACCATATTCACATCATTGCCTATTTAGACAACTTTCGATCTTCATCTCAATCCGTCAAAGAGCAAGAGTAACTTCTCACCTGTCGGGTATCTTTTGCATTTCTGATGAGTCCATCAAGACAGTCATTGATAATTTTAAGGTCCTTCTGGAACTTCCGCTGCCTGGGGACAATCCACCTTGCCAAAGGAAGTTTCCAGTACGGAAAGTAGAAAGTAGATCTGTGCTCAGCTTCAAAAAGAGTGCCATATACTGCCtgtaatatatttttgaaatagccAATCATGAACCTTATACCACTCTATATAGCTTATGTTAATGCATATACATTCtactgaaaaaattaaaaaaggaaaggtGATGCTGTCATTCGAAAATAATAACAGTTTCAACTGACTACACCTAGATAGTTAATTATTAAAAGACCCAATTGTCATTGTCTATTCACTACACagataagaaaacaaaaattttccaGTCAGACGCCAATTCAGAAGACGTTTACAAGCTACCTACGTGTAAATCCAAACAGTGGTTCCAAGTGGAACCCCATACCGTTATATGAATCCCAATGCAACAGTTAGGGCAAGAACCAGATATCTGCAGTACATATGTCCAAAACCCATCCCGCCCAACCCTCTCCCTCTACAGCAATGATAATTTACTCCACTACAGTGGTTTTCTATTAAGAATAGGATTATAGCTCATTCATGATAGAGCGATTTCAACTAGAAAGGATCCATAAATAGTTAGACAACCCATATTCCATCATCTCCTAAGTTCACAGAATCTAACGTGTTAATCAAAATAACAATGGGCCTTGACATGTGGTGTATGTCCAAGTCAGAAGTATCACTGCAATTAAAAGCCACGATATGACATGAATCTCAATATAAAATCAACAATAAAAACATACATCATGAAAAAGGACTAGGCATTCCAAAATGATAAACAAATAACGCACAGAACAAGTACAAGGCGAATCAGGAGTAGGGCAGATAGAACCATGGAAGTAACTGATAAGTGTTGAGCATAAATGGGACTAGAAGTAACTACAAAGACATTATGTAAAGATTCAAGAAGGCCATTATAAATCTCCTTACACCTTAAGAAGCTTCCTTTGACCTACAATTAAGTCCATGAAAATCCATTTTCAACATTAATCTTGGATATTTCTACAACCGCGTTTCTGCgagtttaatttatattgttggTATTTCTGTCTTCACAGCATTGTCAACTTGCTTAACATATAACCATCGCCATCCTTATCATCTCAAAAAATGCTTCCAATCCCAAACTGACAGGGAGGGATCAGTAGAGCACTCATCAGAACTGAACACTAACTCATAAAAGGGTTGGTCCACTTGGAAATAATTGGAATTCTATATTTAAAGAGATAAGTGAACTTCAATCTTTTAggacaaaagaaacaaaaattaagatttCTTAGTGACAGCAGTCTAACGagacaaaacacttaaaacactttttcattGTTCACTATGACAGAATTGTTGCTTCTTTCATCAAGGCCAACTAAGATCAAATCGCCAGAACATAACACATATACATAACACAACTTGTTGCCGTGGTAGACACTACAATGAGCAGCACCAAACATGCTACAAGTAACCCCCTTGAAGATTGTTTAACAGGGTTTATTCTTTTCATCTTTTCCTGGGTTCTCAATAAAGTTCCTAATAGAGGTGTAGGACTAGATGTCCTCTTTTCTTGGCTAACTTTATAGTTGCCTGTTGAAATACATTGCTAGTTGccttatattaattaatagTATAGAAGGTTAACTATATAGGTACATTTACTAACTCTTATTAGTTAGGATATGCCTTGTGACCATTTGAAattatatcatcaaaataaaaaaaataataaaataaaataaaaatcggtACTGAGATGTGTTAGTGAGCTAAGATGCCTTTTGTTAGTTAGGATATGCCTTTTGATCTGTACTGAGATGTATTTCTGTCGAATCTCAAAAGAAATAGCAAAGATTCACTCGTCTTAATAGTGAAAAGGTTactatcttctttcttcttttcttcttttcttacagtcaaaaaagaaaaagggtgacAGACAAGGTTACTACCTTATAGGCTTATAGAGGAAAAGTTCTTGCAAAATTTCGTCGACACTGGCAATGATATGAGTGCATGCAGGAATACTGCACACCAGTAATGCGATTCTAGGGATACAGAAACTTTATGGTTTGGCTGGCTGTATCTAGGAGCTTGTGACTCATGATATGTCTTTCCCATATTCAGGCCATATATACGACCATATAAGATTTTTTTCGTAGCTCACCTGGCACCATGGATGGCTCTATGATAAACCTTCAAACACCTGAAAGTTGATTGTAATTGATCTTTTTTATGTGAAGGTGGTATTCATCCTCAATTCAACCAAACTCAAGCCTCAAACCCAACTAATTGGAGTCAGCTCCGTGGATTCTTTTACACCAGTTGGCCCTACCTAGGGCCATAATGATGGGGAGGTTGAGGGTGTTTCTCATAGAATCAGGGCAGGACAGATGACGTGGAGAGGTGTATCTGGAGTTTTGCGTGATTAAAAGAGGTACTCATCAGACAAACTTAATTCTTTCATCTAGAAACCACAAGGGGAAAAAAGGAAAGGTAAATAAAGGAGAAAGAAAGTGCaaatggagattttttttttttttttcaaacttacctACTCAACCATAATGACTCGATGTTCCTGCTTTGTTCAGGTCCCTACAAATTCACAAATATCCCTacattgttgttttgttttcacCGACAAATGTCCAGAAATGATGGAGGAAGGTAAGGGGAGCCAACTCAACAAAGCCTCACTTTTATGGTCAACAACATGACTGCATATTCACTGTAGGAGCATCATTTATCAAATCTTTAATGGTCCAAATAATGCCACATCACCATCTCTTTCCTCACACTTTTACCAATTCTCTCCTTAGCTTCCCACTTGTCCTACTAAAACCATATCGCTCTTTATGGGGGGCTATGTGGTCACAAGATTTACTCAGAATTTAATGCTATTTATCAACCTAATGCAGCAACCCTCTTTTTTTGCCCTTGGAACCTGCTGGGTAAAAGATGGAGATATTAGTAATACCAAGGCCTATTTTGatgattaatatatatgtgCCACAAAGTTTGAAGGATAACAGCAAGGAAAATCTAAAAGTCCATAGTAGACAATGACTACAAAAAGAGgaaaatatttcaattaaacCTATCAAATTTTGGAAGAATTTTTTAAGCTAGTGGATCAAAGTATCTCACAATTCACATTTTTTCACAGAAAGGTATATTTGCAGTTTCTATTATGATTTAGTAGGACAGCTATGgtaaagaaaacccaaaaaggCATGTCCCATAAatgataattaaaaataaataacaaggaGACAAGGAGAAAAACATCTTGAAAAATTTTAATCAGCCTCTCTCACCGTGGAAGAACAGTAACAAGCAAGAAGCATTGTCCATCTAATGTATTTATGAGATGCATATGTCTTTCACATAAATGACCACTGTTAataagaagaggaagaggcaaAGTAGCTTGCTTACATGCCCTGTAAAATGAATACATACCATGACAGAACTGAGGTGTATACCTTAATTACAGGAGATTCTTTGGTAACAGATCCAAAATCATGGTTGAAGACACTGAGACCAATAATGTCAagagccaaactagaaaattctGCTTCAAGATCCAATTCCATGGTCTTCCTTCCGCCCAAATTCTCTCCTTGTAGAAGCTTCTCAAATTTCAGTATTGTTCTTTCTGAACAATCAGTAAATATCTTGACCATGGCTTCCAAGTATAAGACATGGAACCCAGGGGCAATAACTGCAAagaattttgaaataaattaaagaagcaGTACCAACACGTATTAAACACGAAAAAAAAACTCTCCTTTTTCAAATAATGGACTACTAATGAAACAACTGATGTAGCATTAATATAGAATTACAAATACATGCATAGACTTCTATTTCTAATCTTAGCAGGACTCGGACCCTAAATCTAAAAAATGGTGATACACTAAGTTGCATACCACCAAATGCCACACTGAATGACCCAATAACACAACCCAACCCGACATAAGATCGATTGGCCCATTGTCCAGAAATTGCAAAAATacccttgtgtgtgtgtgtgtgtgtgtgttaagaAAACCAATATTAACATAATGAAACTTTTGTAATAGGAAGAGTCAATTATAATTtaggttgtgtgtgtgtgtgtgtgtgtgttaagaAAACCAATAAGTCATTAACATAATGAAACTTTTGTAATAGGAAGAGTCAATTATAATTTAGGTAGCCATGGAGGATCCTGATCAGGTTCAATATCAAACTGAGTCCATATAAGTGCAATAATTTGCTGTCTGAGCTCGTATTTCTTTGAGCTTCTTGTTGCTTCCATCACGAAGATATGCTAATGTGATTGTATTTAACATAGCACAAGAAGGTAAAGATTTTTCATTTCTGGAGTCCCTAAACAAAATCATTGCCACAGCATAATACAGATATATAAAAGCTTGAAAGTGTTAACTTTTAACAAACAACTCTTAAGGTTGTTTGTAAAAGATGATCAACGGATTCAAATCAGAgtgaaacaaaaaattatatggtTCCAGAAAAAACTAAACACTTCTTAGGCTGAACTCTTATGGCCGACAATTCAGCTAGTATAGTAGAGGTAATGAAGTTGACATGCCTAAAACTACtaatttttactaacattaaCGGAAACATCATCTTTTGATCTAAACCACCAACAAAACCTAACTAACActccaaaaaatattaaaaaacccGATGACTAATGAAGAATCAGAAGAGCAATGTACATCATCAATCATTATTTTAGTTAGAGAAATGATAGAAAGGTACTTTGGTTTTTGTCATAAACTGAGGTGCAACGCCCAGAATACAAAATTGTTACTTGCTTACCTCTTCTCCGCTGCTTCCAAGTGTCAAGGTCAGCAGGTATAAGTCCTTTACCCATTATTGGTTCTAGGATATCAGCTAGGATTCCCTAATTAAGTTTGCAAGATTTTGAGTACAATAGATTGGAATACATAAATGATATGCAGAAAGtacataaaaataacaaataattcaaattatGCTAAATCCCAGAATGGTCAAACATACTAGCAAACCTATCTGCATTCGTAATGGTTGGAATTCATATAATAAGGCATCATCATTTCTCTTCTTGTGATAGATGGTTTTTCTCAATTAATTTGCACTAGTTATTGACCTGAGGACCCAATTGGGACAAACTAAAACTAGAGCAACCTTGGAATGACATGTTGGCGATGGTTCAAAAAATGTTcgtcaagaaaaagaaataagaccTCTCCATCACATTGTCATTGTTAAATTATGTAAGTTATAACAAGAGATACGAATGAAGCAGTCTTATACACAAATAgaccaaataaaaaaagttcataCATGTTCAAGGAGATGGATGGCATTTCACATAATAATCATACTGACATCAACATTCATAATCTTGTTGGCAGGAGGGAGGGTAAGTTCAGAAGCATAAAATGAGGCAGTACCTTGTcataaaaaaatgcattttctcGAAGAATATGTCTTGCAACAATGGGATCTGATACAACGACGAATGCTTTTGGCCCAAAAGCAAGTTTATAGACGGAGCCATGCTGCCAAATCCAACAAATACACTACTAAGAAATATCAAATAACGAAGGCAAAAAGCGCACAAAAGGAAATGGGAGTCAAGAACACTGAGGTTACAATTCAATAATGTGTTAAAAATATCAATCTGGTATATGCAAGGGAGCATCCAACCAAACCACTGCACCGCCACTTGTCTCCATGTCTGCTATAGAATCGATAAATTTAAGAGCACGTTTGGTATACAAAATAGTCATTCCTCTAGGAATAGGAATGGATATTACTAAGAATACAAGAGGATAGAATGGAATGaccattcatttaattttgtttggtgacaacacacaTAGTCTCACTAGAATTaaaccaaaatttcaaaaacatccaaaatttataaacttaaaaaaataataataataataataataaaaaaaaaaaaatctagaaaattCTATGGGTGGCCAACACCCTCACAGATCACGGGGGGTGGTCATACCACCCCCGGAGCCCCTTGTAGTGAACCTCCGATGAGCATCGGGGGTGGCTGCAACCACCCCTAATGACACTTGGGCGTTGGCCGCGACCACCCCTGATGTTCTGTGAGGGTGTGGTCAGCCACCCATATATAATTcattcagttttttttcttttcttttcttatatataaattaggatttgaaaaaaaaaaaaaaaagaaagaaagaaccttAACCAAAAAATGTAATGGTTGTTCCTATAAAATAATTCCACTTGAGTCTACTCCGCATACCAAAGGTACCTAAGAGGATTCCCCAACAAGCTCTCTATTTCAAAGTTTTCACCAGAGTTTGAAAAATATCctcaaaaagtacaatttatCAAACTCTCTATCCTTTCTACAAATTAGCTCTGGTTAGATTCTCACTCCAAATTTGACTCACAACTTCTTTTAGCAATtgagttttttaatattatttcttttcactgAAACCTCTTCCCGCCTTCACTTTCCCCCACTTTCCTCTCATCTCCTCATTTTTCCTGTTTCTATCTCACTCTCTGTGTGTGCATATATAGAAGCTCATTAAGGTTCTCAAACGGGCCACTCACTTCATACCTGGCACCATGGATTCCCAGAAAAGGTCctctttcctctctttctctctctctctctctctctctctctctctctctctctctctttttggatATCTAGGTGTtctgggtttttaatttttagctgGGATCTctttgcaatttggtttaatttgggGTTTATTTTTCTAGGTATTTATCTGATTGGGTTTCTAAAATGTTTTGCAAAATATCACCTTCTATAGCAGTTAGTTTCAACCaactaaaaccaataaaaaataatatttagttaaagttgagaaatatttggagagtttgatatttGGTGCTCGTGAAAAGTaattagctaaaataacaaaaatatatttttttagctaaaatttagttAAACTTTAGAGCTCATCCGGGATGCTCTTAAGTGACTTCATTCAGAAGGGTCCAGGACCAACCAATCTCAATCTAAGGCAGTTTTGTGGAAAGGTAAAGTACCTCTAAGAACCAATCGTACAGTGAATAgaagagaggccgagaaaacaAATCCGAGACTGCACCTTCAGCTATAGGCATAGACCCTAGACTTCCCCCGCTTAACAAATTGGTAAGGAGGTTACTCGCACTGTCCACTAGATTTCTTCTCGTTTTTGGTTCATCAGTGCTTGTCGATTCACATCTACAACGCCATGAAAGAGCTCTAAGCCACACAAGTATCGGATAGAGAGAAAATATTGcaaaaaaacaggaaaaagaagaagagaagaaaatatagtagtagtagtagtagtagtagtaaaCGAAAAATCACCGGGAGGTATTTATGGTAGCCAACAAtattatagaaaagaaaaggaaaagaaagttgAAGTGTGTCGTCACTAGGATGCTTATCTGGGCATCATCATATACTGTTTTACCTTACTTTCCACTATTTTCTTAGTAACCAAACAGAGCCCATAAGACACTCGGAGGAACATAACAAGAAAATGGAAATAAAGAAGGAACGGAGAGGAGAGGCACCTGACAGTAGTCGGTTTTGGCTTAGAATTAAGGGAATGAGTGGAGTGTCTTCTGATACTCGGAAACCCAGGATCAAATCTCTGACAATTGACACTACCCACAGCTGGGGAGAGCCCGAAGAGAGAAGCAGCCATGGCCATTGCCAAACTTAGTGAGTTTGAGCGGTGAGTGTGATTGTGCTGTTACTTGTGAAAATGGTGGAGCATTTTCTGCCAAGAGTTGTGGTTGTAAGTGGAGCATGATGCAACGTATCAAGTAT
Protein-coding regions in this window:
- the LOC133861681 gene encoding cytochrome P450 97B2, chloroplastic is translated as MAMAASLFGLSPAVGSVNCQRFDPGFPSIRRHSTHSLNSKPKPTTVRCESTSTDEPKTRRNLVDSASNLLTNLLSGGSLGSMPIAEGAVSDLFSRPLFYSLYDWFLEHGSVYKLAFGPKAFVVVSDPIVARHILRENAFFYDKGILADILEPIMGKGLIPADLDTWKQRRRVIAPGFHVLYLEAMVKIFTDCSERTILKFEKLLQGENLGGRKTMELDLEAEFSSLALDIIGLSVFNHDFGSVTKESPVIKAVYGTLFEAEHRSTFYFPYWKLPLARWIVPRQRKFQKDLKIINDCLDGLIRNAKDTRQEIDVEKLQQRDYKNLKDASLLRFLVDMRGADVDDRQLRDDLMTMLIAGHETTAAVLTWAIFLLAQNPSKMRKAQAEIDLVLGQGGPTFELLKKLEYIRLIVVETLRLYPQPPLLIRRSLRSDVLPGGYKGDKDGYTIPAGTDIFLSVYNLHRSPYFWDRPHEFEPERFLVQKKSEGIEGWAGFDPSRSAGALYPNEIISDFAFLPFGGGPRKCIGDQFALMESTVALAMLLQKFDVELKGSPESVELVTGATMHTKNGLWCKLRKRGDVH